Proteins encoded by one window of Gordonia jinghuaiqii:
- the sufD gene encoding Fe-S cluster assembly protein SufD, which produces MADPTLPATTPGSQSPVVNKGELFTSFDVNAFEVPSPREEAWRFTPFRRLRGLHDGSAQRTAEATVEVTTVGSADGVTVETVGREDERLGQGGVPFDRVAAQAYSSFTQATILTVGREVELADPVTITVTGPGEGETAFGHTQVRLEAFARAVIVLDQRGGGTFAENVEFVVGDSAALTVVNVHDWDDDAVHVATHHVRTGRDAMVRHFAISFGGNLVRLSPIVHYDAPGGDVELWGLYFADAGQHLEQRLLVDHSQPNCRSNVVYKGALQGDASGDRSREAHTVWIGDVLIRAEAEGTDTFELNRNLLLTDNARADSVPNLEIETGEIIGAGHASATGRFDDEQLFYLQARGIPEDQARRLVIRGFFGEVIAKIGVPELRERLSAAVERELEIAGA; this is translated from the coding sequence CGGGCTCGCAATCGCCTGTCGTCAACAAGGGTGAGCTGTTCACCTCGTTCGACGTCAACGCCTTCGAAGTCCCCAGTCCTCGCGAAGAGGCCTGGCGCTTCACCCCGTTCCGACGCCTGCGCGGCCTCCACGACGGTTCTGCCCAGCGGACCGCTGAGGCGACTGTCGAGGTCACCACCGTCGGGAGCGCCGACGGTGTGACCGTCGAGACCGTCGGGCGTGAGGACGAGCGTCTCGGTCAGGGCGGTGTCCCGTTCGACCGTGTCGCCGCCCAGGCGTATTCGTCGTTCACCCAGGCGACGATTCTGACCGTCGGCCGCGAAGTCGAGCTCGCCGACCCGGTCACGATCACCGTCACCGGCCCCGGCGAGGGCGAGACCGCCTTCGGTCACACGCAGGTCCGGCTCGAGGCGTTTGCCCGGGCGGTCATCGTGCTCGACCAGAGAGGCGGCGGGACCTTCGCCGAGAACGTCGAGTTCGTCGTCGGCGACAGCGCCGCGTTGACCGTCGTCAACGTCCACGACTGGGACGACGACGCGGTCCACGTCGCGACACATCACGTGCGCACCGGCCGTGATGCGATGGTCCGCCACTTCGCGATCAGCTTCGGCGGCAACCTGGTCCGGCTGTCGCCGATCGTCCACTACGACGCGCCCGGTGGCGACGTCGAACTGTGGGGCCTGTACTTCGCCGACGCCGGCCAGCACCTCGAACAGCGCCTGCTCGTCGACCACAGCCAGCCCAACTGCCGCTCGAACGTGGTGTACAAGGGTGCGCTGCAAGGCGATGCATCGGGTGACCGCTCCCGTGAGGCCCACACCGTCTGGATCGGCGACGTGCTGATCCGGGCCGAGGCCGAGGGCACCGACACGTTCGAACTCAACCGCAACCTGCTGCTCACCGACAACGCGCGTGCCGACTCGGTACCGAACCTCGAGATCGAGACCGGCGAGATCATCGGTGCCGGGCACGCGAGCGCCACGGGCCGCTTCGACGACGAGCAGTTGTTCTACCTGCAGGCCCGCGGCATCCCCGAGGATCAGGCCCGACGCCTGGTCATCCGCGGATTCTTCGGCGAGGTGATCGCCAAGATCGGCGTCCCGGAACTCCGTGAGCGTCTCTCCGCCGCGGTCGAGCGCGAGCTCGAGATCGCCGGTGCCTGA
- the sufC gene encoding Fe-S cluster assembly ATPase SufC — MTTLEIRDLHVDVAQTDTDAEPIHILKGVDLTVKSGETHAIMGPNGSGKSTLSYAIAGHPKYEVTSGSITLDGENVLEMSVDERARAGLFLAMQYPVEVPGVSMSNFLRTAATAVRGEAPKLRHWVKETKEAMVALEIDPSFSERSVNEGFSGGEKKRHEILQLDLLKPRIAILDETDSGLDVDALRVVSEGVNRYKERDNGGVLLITHYTRILRYIKPDFVHVFVNGRIVESGGSELADVLEENGYERFTSAAKAV; from the coding sequence ATGACCACACTGGAAATCCGTGACCTGCATGTCGACGTCGCGCAGACCGACACCGACGCCGAGCCCATCCACATCCTCAAGGGTGTCGACCTGACCGTGAAGTCGGGTGAGACGCACGCGATCATGGGCCCCAACGGCTCGGGCAAGTCGACGCTGTCCTATGCCATCGCCGGACACCCCAAGTACGAGGTGACCTCGGGTTCGATCACCCTCGACGGCGAGAACGTCCTGGAGATGAGCGTCGACGAGCGTGCTCGTGCCGGCCTGTTCCTCGCCATGCAGTACCCCGTCGAGGTGCCCGGTGTCTCGATGTCGAACTTCCTGCGCACCGCCGCGACCGCAGTTCGCGGTGAGGCACCCAAGTTGCGCCATTGGGTCAAGGAGACCAAGGAAGCCATGGTCGCCCTCGAGATCGATCCGTCGTTCTCCGAGCGAAGCGTCAACGAGGGCTTCTCCGGCGGCGAGAAGAAGCGCCACGAGATCCTCCAACTCGACCTGCTCAAACCGCGCATCGCGATCCTCGACGAGACCGACTCCGGCCTCGACGTCGACGCCCTGCGCGTGGTGAGCGAAGGCGTCAATCGCTACAAGGAGCGCGACAACGGCGGGGTTCTGCTGATCACGCACTACACGCGAATCCTCCGCTACATCAAGCCCGACTTCGTGCACGTGTTCGTCAACGGCCGCATCGTCGAGTCGGGCGGCTCCGAGCTCGCCGACGTGCTCGAGGAGAACGGTTACGAGCGCTTCACCTCGGCTGCCAAGGCTGTCTGA
- a CDS encoding cysteine desulfurase — translation MTLSTQESAAGAIRAGADALDVDALRADFPILSRTVRDDKPLVYLDSGATSQRPVQVLDAERYFLTHHNAAVHRGAHQLAEEATDAYEDAREVIAQFVGATAEQLVFTKNATEALNLVTYTLGDERSASVLGGKALGPGDTVVITELEHHANLVPWQELCRRTGASLRWYGVTDDGRIDLDSLTLDESVKVIAFTHQSNVTGAVADVAELVSRARAVGALVVLDACQSVPHMPVDLTALDVDFAAFSGHKMFGPSGVGALYGKSELLDALPPFITGGSMIETVTMEVSTYAPPPQRFEAGVPMTSQVVGLGAAVRYLNDIGMETVAAHEHALVACALEQLGAIDGLRIIGPSTVENRGGAVSFLVDGIHAHDLGQILDDEGVAIRVGHHCAWPLHRRFGVAATARASFAAYNTLAEVDALAAAIVKAQNFFGTV, via the coding sequence GTGACACTCTCGACCCAAGAATCCGCGGCCGGCGCAATCAGGGCGGGCGCGGACGCGCTCGACGTCGATGCGCTTCGGGCTGATTTCCCGATCCTGTCGCGCACGGTGCGCGACGACAAGCCCCTGGTCTACCTGGATTCCGGTGCCACCTCGCAGCGCCCTGTGCAGGTGCTCGACGCCGAGCGTTACTTCCTCACGCATCACAACGCGGCGGTCCACCGCGGCGCGCATCAGCTCGCCGAGGAGGCGACCGACGCCTACGAGGACGCCCGGGAGGTCATCGCGCAGTTCGTCGGGGCCACCGCCGAGCAGCTCGTGTTCACCAAGAACGCCACCGAGGCACTGAACCTCGTCACCTACACGCTGGGTGACGAGCGTTCGGCGTCGGTGCTGGGCGGCAAGGCGCTCGGGCCGGGCGACACCGTCGTCATCACCGAGCTCGAGCATCACGCCAATCTCGTGCCGTGGCAGGAACTCTGCCGGCGCACGGGGGCGTCGTTGCGCTGGTACGGCGTGACCGACGACGGCCGTATCGATCTCGATTCGCTGACTCTCGACGAGTCCGTGAAGGTCATCGCGTTCACCCATCAGTCGAACGTGACCGGGGCTGTGGCCGACGTCGCCGAGCTGGTGTCACGGGCGCGTGCCGTCGGCGCACTGGTGGTGCTCGACGCCTGCCAGTCGGTGCCGCACATGCCGGTCGACCTCACCGCGCTCGACGTCGATTTCGCCGCCTTCTCCGGACACAAGATGTTCGGCCCGAGCGGTGTCGGCGCGCTGTACGGCAAGTCCGAACTGCTCGACGCGCTACCGCCGTTCATCACCGGCGGTTCCATGATCGAGACCGTGACGATGGAGGTGTCGACGTACGCGCCGCCACCGCAGCGCTTCGAGGCAGGCGTACCGATGACCTCGCAGGTCGTCGGACTCGGTGCCGCCGTGCGGTACCTGAACGACATCGGGATGGAAACGGTTGCCGCACACGAGCATGCGCTCGTCGCGTGCGCCCTCGAACAGCTCGGTGCCATCGACGGTCTGCGGATCATCGGTCCGTCGACCGTCGAGAACCGCGGCGGAGCGGTGTCCTTCCTCGTCGACGGGATCCATGCCCACGATCTGGGCCAGATCCTCGACGACGAGGGGGTCGCGATCCGCGTCGGCCACCATTGCGCGTGGCCGCTGCACCGTCGCTTCGGGGTCGCGGCGACGGCACGGGCATCGTTCGCCGCATACAACACCTTGGCCGAGGTGGACGCGCTCGCTGCCGCGATCGTCAAGGCGCAGAACTTCTTCGGGACGGTCTGA
- the sufU gene encoding Fe-S cluster assembly sulfur transfer protein SufU: MRMEQMYQEVILDHYKHPHGRGLRDPFGAEVHHVNPTCGDEVTLRVAVTDDGATIADVSYDGQGCSISQASTSVLHDLIVGQAVTEALATVDSFSAMMTSRGKDAGDEDVIGDGIAFAGVSKYPARVKCALLGWMAFKDALAQTVDSHDTTKAETA; this comes from the coding sequence ATGCGGATGGAGCAGATGTACCAGGAAGTCATCCTCGACCACTACAAACACCCGCACGGTCGGGGTCTTCGCGACCCGTTCGGTGCGGAGGTCCATCACGTCAACCCGACGTGCGGAGACGAGGTGACCCTGCGCGTGGCGGTGACCGACGACGGCGCCACCATCGCCGACGTCTCCTACGACGGACAGGGTTGTTCGATCTCCCAGGCGTCGACGTCGGTGCTGCACGACCTGATCGTCGGGCAGGCGGTGACCGAGGCGCTGGCCACCGTCGACTCGTTCAGCGCGATGATGACGTCCCGAGGCAAGGACGCCGGCGACGAGGATGTCATCGGCGACGGCATCGCCTTCGCCGGGGTCAGCAAGTATCCGGCGCGCGTCAAATGCGCCCTCCTGGGCTGGATGGCGTTCAAGGACGCGCTCGCCCAGACCGTCGACAGCCACGACACCACGAAAGCAGAAACAGCATGA